The following proteins come from a genomic window of Streptomyces sp. NBC_00539:
- the coaBC gene encoding bifunctional phosphopantothenoylcysteine decarboxylase/phosphopantothenate--cysteine ligase CoaBC gives MGKPKVVLGVSGGIAAYKACELLRRLTESGHDVRVVPTAASLNFVGEATWAALSGNPASTEVWESVHDVPHVRIGQSADLVVVAPATADMLAKAAHGLADDLLTNTLLTARCPVVFAPAMHTEMWEHPATQENVATLRRRGAVVIEPAVGRLTGKDTGKGRLPDPDEIFEVCRRVLARGAAEPDLAGRHVVISAGGTREPLDPVRFLGNRSSGKQGYALARTAVARGARVTLVAANTALADPAGADVVRVGTALQLREAVLKAAADADAVVMAAAVADFRPAQYAGGKIKKQDGQDPAPVALVRNPDVLAEISAERAREGQVVVGFAAETDDVLANGRAKLRRKGCDLLVINEVGETKTFGSEENEAVILSSDGAETPVAHGPKEALADAIWDQVAPRLAPRRA, from the coding sequence GTGGGTAAGCCGAAGGTCGTGCTGGGTGTCAGCGGCGGGATCGCCGCCTACAAGGCGTGCGAGCTGCTGCGCCGGCTGACCGAGTCCGGCCACGACGTACGGGTCGTGCCGACGGCCGCGTCGCTGAACTTCGTCGGGGAGGCCACCTGGGCCGCGCTGTCAGGCAACCCGGCCTCCACCGAGGTCTGGGAGAGCGTCCACGACGTCCCGCACGTGCGCATCGGACAGTCCGCCGACCTGGTCGTCGTCGCCCCGGCCACCGCCGACATGCTGGCCAAGGCCGCCCACGGGCTGGCCGACGACCTGCTCACCAACACGCTGCTCACCGCACGCTGTCCCGTGGTCTTCGCACCCGCGATGCACACCGAGATGTGGGAGCACCCCGCCACCCAGGAGAACGTGGCCACCCTGCGCCGGCGCGGCGCCGTCGTCATCGAGCCCGCCGTCGGCCGGCTCACCGGCAAGGACACCGGCAAGGGACGGCTGCCCGACCCCGACGAGATCTTCGAGGTGTGCCGCAGGGTCCTCGCCCGGGGCGCCGCAGAGCCGGACCTGGCCGGGCGCCACGTGGTGATCAGCGCCGGGGGCACCCGGGAACCGCTGGACCCGGTCCGCTTCCTCGGCAACCGCTCCTCGGGCAAGCAGGGCTACGCGCTCGCCCGCACCGCCGTGGCGCGCGGCGCCCGGGTCACGCTCGTCGCGGCCAACACCGCTCTGGCCGACCCCGCGGGAGCCGACGTCGTACGGGTGGGGACCGCCCTGCAGCTGCGGGAAGCGGTGCTCAAGGCGGCCGCCGACGCCGACGCCGTGGTGATGGCAGCCGCCGTGGCCGACTTCCGGCCCGCCCAGTACGCGGGGGGCAAGATCAAGAAGCAGGACGGGCAGGACCCCGCGCCGGTGGCGCTCGTCCGCAACCCCGACGTGCTGGCCGAGATCTCCGCCGAACGCGCCCGGGAGGGCCAGGTGGTGGTGGGTTTCGCCGCGGAGACCGACGACGTCCTCGCCAACGGGCGGGCCAAGCTCCGGCGCAAGGGATGTGATCTTCTCGTCATCAACGAGGTCGGCGAGACCAAGACCTTCGGTTCCGAGGAGAACGAGGCGGTCATCCTTTCCTCCGACGGGGCTGAGACGCCTGTGGCCCATGGACCGAAGGAAGCGCTGGCGGATGCGATTTGGGACCAGGTCGCTCCCCGCCTCGCGCCGCGACGCGCCTGA
- the metK gene encoding methionine adenosyltransferase: MSRRLFTSESVTEGHPDKIADQISDTILDALLTEDPTSRVAVETLITTGLVHIAGEVTTKAYAPIAQLVRDKILEIGYDSSKKGFDGASCGVSVSIGAQSPDIAQGVDTAYEQRVEGDEDELDKQGAGDQGLMFGYACDETPELMPLPIHIAHRLSRRLSEVRKNGTIPYLRPDGKTQVTIEYDGDKAVRLDTVVVSSQHAADIDLDSLLAPDIREFVVEHVLAQLIEDGIKLDTEGYRLLVNPTGRFEIGGPMGDAGLTGRKIIIDTYGGMARHGGGAFSGKDPSKVDRSAAYAMRWVAKNVVAAGLASRCEVQVAYAIGKAEPVGLFVETFGTAKVETSKIEEAIGEVFDLRPAAIIRDLDLLRPIYAQTAAYGHFGRELPDFTWERTDRVDALRAAAGL; this comes from the coding sequence GTGTCCCGTCGCCTGTTTACCTCGGAGTCCGTGACCGAGGGTCACCCCGACAAGATCGCTGACCAGATCAGCGACACGATCCTCGACGCGCTCCTCACCGAGGACCCGACCTCGCGTGTGGCCGTGGAGACCCTCATCACCACCGGTCTCGTGCACATCGCGGGAGAGGTGACGACGAAGGCGTACGCGCCGATCGCGCAGCTCGTCCGCGACAAGATCCTCGAAATCGGCTACGACTCCTCGAAGAAGGGCTTCGACGGCGCCTCGTGCGGCGTGTCGGTGTCCATCGGCGCGCAGTCCCCCGACATCGCCCAGGGCGTCGACACCGCCTACGAGCAGCGTGTCGAAGGCGACGAGGACGAGCTGGACAAGCAGGGCGCCGGCGACCAGGGCCTGATGTTCGGCTACGCCTGCGACGAGACCCCCGAGCTGATGCCGCTCCCGATCCACATCGCGCACCGGCTCTCCCGCCGGCTGTCCGAGGTCCGCAAGAACGGGACCATCCCGTACCTGCGCCCCGACGGCAAGACCCAGGTCACCATCGAGTACGACGGCGACAAGGCCGTCCGCCTCGACACCGTGGTCGTGTCCTCGCAGCACGCCGCCGACATCGACCTCGATTCCCTCCTCGCCCCCGACATCCGTGAGTTCGTCGTGGAGCACGTGCTCGCGCAGCTCATCGAGGACGGGATCAAGCTGGACACCGAGGGCTACCGGCTGCTGGTGAACCCGACGGGCCGGTTCGAGATCGGCGGCCCGATGGGTGACGCGGGCCTGACCGGCCGCAAGATCATCATCGACACGTACGGCGGCATGGCCCGCCACGGCGGCGGCGCGTTCTCCGGCAAGGACCCGTCCAAGGTGGACCGCTCGGCCGCGTACGCGATGCGCTGGGTCGCCAAGAACGTGGTCGCCGCCGGTCTGGCCTCGCGCTGCGAGGTGCAGGTCGCGTACGCCATCGGCAAGGCCGAGCCCGTCGGCCTGTTCGTGGAGACCTTCGGCACCGCGAAGGTGGAGACCTCGAAGATCGAGGAGGCCATCGGCGAGGTCTTCGACCTGCGCCCGGCCGCCATCATCCGCGACCTGGACCTGCTGCGGCCCATCTACGCCCAGACCGCCGCCTACGGCCACTTCGGCCGCGAACTGCCCGACTTCACCTGGGAGCGCACCGACCGCGTCGACGCCCTGCGCGCCGCCGCCGGTCTGTAA
- a CDS encoding primosomal protein N', with translation MSSTDESDQRGGESNPGGPPEQLALIRDIVAEAKAKAPKAKPRTWRGAALAEELPVARVLVNKGVLHLDQLWDYAVPAELAEAAQPGVRVRVRFGAGAHQVHGGRREGGGLIDGFVIERRAESDYNGALAALAQVVSPEVVLTPGLLALARAVADRYAGSLADVLQLALPPRSARAEAKPSPEPLPPPPAPEPGSWQRYGAGPAFLRALASGGAPRAVWTALPGPGWAGELALAMAATLASGRGALAVLPDGRTAARVDAALTALLGEGRHALLTAESGPEKRYRQWLAVSRGSVRAVIGTRAAMFAPVRDLGLVAVWDDGDSSHSDDRAPFPHVREVLELRAVTDGCAFLAGGTSCTVEAAQLVESGWARPLVADRETVRACAPRIRTVGDELLARDEAARAARLPSLAWETVREGLKAGPVLVQVPRRGYVPRLACERCREPARCRTCAGPLEAPDERDLRCGWCGREEPSWHCGECGSFRLRARVVGARRTAEELGRAFPAVPVRTSGRDHVLDEVPDRPALVVCTPGAEPVASGAGYAAALLLDGWAMLGRPDLRAGEEALRRWIGAASLVRGEGQVVVIAEPTLRPVQALVRWDPVGHAVRELAERAQLGFPPVSRMAAVAGRPEALEAFLAAAELPPDAQILGPVPLPGRRGEPSPGERVLIRVRPGSGADLARALKNAQAARLARGVTPAESVRIRIDPPDIG, from the coding sequence GTGAGCAGCACGGACGAGTCGGATCAGCGGGGCGGGGAGAGCAATCCCGGCGGCCCGCCGGAGCAGCTCGCGCTCATCCGGGACATCGTGGCCGAGGCGAAGGCCAAGGCACCCAAGGCCAAGCCCCGCACCTGGCGCGGGGCGGCCCTCGCCGAGGAACTGCCCGTCGCCCGCGTCCTGGTCAACAAGGGCGTGCTCCACCTCGACCAGCTGTGGGACTACGCGGTGCCCGCCGAGCTGGCCGAGGCCGCGCAGCCGGGCGTCCGGGTCCGGGTCCGCTTCGGTGCGGGCGCCCACCAGGTGCACGGCGGGCGCCGCGAGGGCGGCGGACTGATCGACGGCTTCGTCATCGAGCGGCGCGCCGAGTCCGACTACAACGGGGCCCTGGCGGCCCTGGCGCAGGTCGTTTCTCCCGAGGTCGTGCTCACCCCGGGCCTGCTGGCGCTCGCCCGGGCCGTCGCCGACCGGTACGCGGGCAGCCTCGCGGACGTCCTCCAGCTGGCCCTGCCCCCGCGCAGCGCCCGCGCCGAGGCGAAGCCCTCGCCGGAGCCGCTGCCGCCGCCCCCGGCGCCCGAGCCCGGAAGCTGGCAGCGGTACGGGGCCGGCCCGGCCTTCCTGCGGGCCCTGGCGAGCGGGGGCGCTCCCCGCGCCGTGTGGACGGCCCTGCCCGGCCCCGGCTGGGCCGGTGAACTCGCCCTGGCCATGGCCGCCACCCTCGCCTCCGGCCGGGGCGCCCTCGCCGTCCTGCCCGACGGGCGGACCGCCGCCCGGGTGGACGCGGCGCTCACCGCCCTGCTCGGCGAGGGGCGGCACGCGCTGCTGACCGCCGAATCCGGGCCGGAGAAGCGCTACCGCCAGTGGCTCGCGGTGAGCCGGGGCTCGGTACGGGCCGTCATCGGCACCCGCGCCGCGATGTTCGCACCCGTACGGGACCTCGGACTGGTTGCCGTCTGGGACGACGGGGACTCCAGCCACAGCGACGACCGCGCGCCGTTCCCGCACGTCCGCGAGGTGCTGGAGCTGCGCGCGGTGACCGACGGCTGCGCCTTCCTCGCCGGGGGCACGAGCTGCACCGTCGAGGCCGCCCAGCTCGTCGAGTCCGGCTGGGCGCGGCCGCTGGTCGCCGACCGCGAGACGGTACGGGCCTGCGCGCCCCGCATCAGGACCGTCGGCGACGAACTGCTGGCGCGGGACGAGGCCGCCCGGGCCGCGCGCCTGCCCAGCCTCGCGTGGGAGACCGTGCGCGAGGGCCTCAAGGCCGGACCGGTGCTGGTGCAGGTGCCCCGGCGGGGGTACGTGCCCCGGCTGGCTTGCGAACGCTGCCGGGAACCGGCCCGCTGCCGGACCTGCGCCGGGCCCCTGGAGGCCCCGGACGAGCGGGACCTGCGGTGCGGGTGGTGCGGGCGCGAGGAGCCGTCGTGGCACTGCGGGGAATGCGGGTCGTTCCGGCTGCGGGCCCGGGTGGTCGGCGCGCGGCGCACCGCCGAGGAGCTGGGGCGGGCGTTCCCCGCCGTGCCGGTGCGCACCTCCGGGCGCGATCACGTACTGGATGAGGTGCCGGACCGGCCCGCACTGGTGGTGTGCACCCCCGGGGCGGAGCCCGTCGCGTCCGGCGCGGGGTACGCGGCGGCGCTGCTGCTGGACGGCTGGGCCATGCTGGGCCGGCCAGACCTGCGGGCCGGGGAGGAGGCGCTGCGGCGCTGGATCGGCGCCGCCTCGCTGGTCCGGGGGGAGGGCCAGGTGGTGGTCATCGCCGAGCCGACGCTGCGGCCGGTGCAGGCGCTGGTGCGCTGGGACCCGGTGGGACACGCGGTGCGGGAGCTCGCGGAGCGGGCCCAGCTGGGCTTCCCGCCGGTGTCGCGGATGGCGGCGGTGGCCGGACGGCCCGAGGCACTGGAGGCGTTCCTCGCCGCTGCCGAACTGCCACCGGACGCGCAGATCCTGGGGCCGGTGCCGCTGCCGGGCCGGCGCGGGGAGCCTTCGCCGGGGGAGCGGGTCCTGATCAGGGTCCGGCCCGGCAGCGGGGCGGATCTGGCGAGGGCCCTCAAGAACGCGCAGGCCGCCCGGCTGGCGCGGGGGGTGACGCCCGCGGAATCGGTCCGGATCAGGATCGACCCGCCGGACATCGGCTGA
- the fmt gene encoding methionyl-tRNA formyltransferase: protein MKLVFAGTPEVAVPALDALIASGRHEVAAVVTRPDAPAGRGRRLVASPVAERAEEAGIEVLKPVRPRDPEFQARLREIAPDCCPVVAYGALLPKSALDIPKHGWVNLHFSLLPAWRGAAPVQHSIMAGDQVTGASTFLIEEGLDSGPVYGHLTEEIRPTDTSGDLLTRLAFAGSGLLVATMDGIEDGTLRAVPQPTDGISLAPKITVEDARIDWKAPAMRADRVVRGCTPAPGAWTVFRGERLKLISVAPVPDRTDLEPGVLAPAKNNVHVGTGSHAVELLWVQPQGKKPMKGADWARGVRIAPGERLGGADVG from the coding sequence GTGAAGCTCGTCTTCGCAGGCACCCCCGAGGTCGCCGTACCCGCCCTGGACGCCCTGATCGCCTCCGGGCGCCACGAGGTCGCGGCCGTCGTCACCCGGCCCGACGCCCCGGCCGGGCGGGGCCGCCGGCTCGTGGCCAGTCCCGTCGCCGAACGCGCCGAGGAGGCCGGGATCGAGGTCCTCAAGCCGGTGCGGCCGCGCGACCCGGAGTTCCAGGCGCGGCTGCGCGAGATCGCGCCGGACTGCTGCCCGGTCGTCGCGTACGGGGCGCTGCTCCCCAAGAGCGCCCTCGACATCCCCAAGCACGGGTGGGTCAACCTGCACTTCTCGCTGCTGCCCGCGTGGCGCGGGGCCGCCCCCGTCCAGCACTCGATCATGGCGGGTGACCAGGTCACCGGCGCGTCCACCTTCCTCATCGAGGAGGGACTGGACTCCGGGCCGGTCTACGGCCACCTGACCGAGGAGATCCGGCCCACCGACACCAGCGGCGATCTGCTGACCCGGCTCGCCTTCGCCGGGTCGGGCCTGCTCGTCGCCACCATGGACGGCATCGAGGACGGCACCCTGCGCGCCGTGCCGCAGCCCACCGACGGGATCTCCCTCGCACCCAAGATCACGGTCGAGGACGCCCGGATCGACTGGAAGGCCCCCGCGATGCGCGCCGACCGCGTCGTGCGCGGCTGCACCCCCGCACCCGGCGCCTGGACCGTCTTCCGCGGGGAGCGCCTCAAGCTGATCTCGGTCGCTCCGGTGCCCGACCGCACGGACCTGGAGCCCGGCGTGCTGGCCCCGGCCAAGAACAACGTCCACGTCGGCACCGGCTCGCACGCCGTGGAACTGCTCTGGGTCCAGCCCCAGGGCAAGAAGCCGATGAAGGGCGCCGACTGGGCGCGCGGGGTGCGGATCGCGCCCGGCGAGCGCCTGGGCGGAGCAGACGTAGGCTGA
- a CDS encoding RsmB/NOP family class I SAM-dependent RNA methyltransferase — protein MSEQPRQPRQSPRRNAAGGNGKPSGNQGGKQGKPYRRPQKDPVRLLAFEVLRAVDERDAYANLVLPPLLRKARQDESFQARDAALATELVYGTLRRQGTYDAVIKACIDRPLREVDPPVLDVLSLGAHQLLGTRIPPHAAVSASVELARVVLGDGRAKFVNAVLRKITAHDLEGWLERVAPPYEDDAEEHLAVYHSHPRWVVSALWDALGGGRAGIEDLLEADNERPEVTLVARPGRSTPQELLEAVGEESALPGRWSPYAVRMAEGGEPGALEAVREGRAGVQDEGSQLVAMALAAAPVEGRDERWLDGCAGPGGKAALLGALAAQRGAFLLASEKQPHRARLVEKALAGNPGPYQVIAADGTRPPWLPGSFDRVLVDVPCSGLGALRRRPEARWRRRPEDLEGFAPLQRGLLREALSAVRVGGVVGYATCSPHLAETRVVVDDVLKGRGAGASARVSAELIDARPYMSGVPALGEGPDVQLWPHLHGTDAMYLALLRRTA, from the coding sequence GTGAGCGAACAGCCCCGTCAGCCCCGTCAGAGCCCCCGGCGCAACGCCGCGGGCGGCAACGGCAAGCCGTCCGGCAACCAGGGCGGCAAGCAGGGCAAGCCCTACCGCCGGCCGCAGAAGGACCCCGTCCGGCTGCTGGCCTTCGAGGTGCTGCGGGCGGTGGACGAGCGCGACGCGTACGCGAACCTCGTCCTGCCGCCGCTGCTGCGCAAGGCCCGCCAGGACGAGAGCTTCCAGGCGCGCGACGCCGCGCTGGCCACCGAGCTGGTGTACGGGACGCTGCGCCGGCAGGGCACGTACGACGCGGTGATCAAGGCCTGCATCGACCGTCCGCTGCGGGAGGTCGACCCGCCGGTGCTGGACGTGCTGTCGCTCGGCGCGCACCAGTTGCTCGGCACCCGGATCCCGCCGCACGCGGCCGTGTCGGCGAGCGTGGAGCTGGCCCGCGTCGTGCTCGGGGACGGGCGCGCGAAGTTCGTGAACGCAGTCCTGCGCAAGATCACCGCGCACGACCTGGAAGGCTGGCTGGAGCGGGTCGCGCCGCCCTACGAGGACGACGCCGAGGAACACCTCGCGGTGTACCACTCGCACCCGCGCTGGGTCGTCAGCGCCCTGTGGGACGCGCTGGGCGGTGGCCGCGCCGGTATCGAGGACCTGCTGGAGGCCGACAACGAGCGGCCCGAGGTCACCCTCGTCGCCCGCCCGGGCCGCTCCACGCCGCAGGAGCTGCTGGAGGCCGTCGGCGAGGAGTCGGCGCTGCCGGGGCGCTGGTCCCCGTACGCGGTACGGATGGCCGAGGGCGGCGAGCCGGGCGCGCTGGAGGCGGTGCGCGAGGGCCGCGCCGGTGTGCAGGACGAGGGCAGCCAGCTGGTGGCGATGGCCCTGGCGGCGGCGCCCGTGGAGGGCCGTGACGAGCGCTGGCTGGACGGTTGCGCGGGCCCGGGCGGCAAGGCGGCCCTGCTCGGGGCGCTGGCCGCGCAGCGCGGGGCGTTCCTGCTCGCCTCCGAGAAGCAGCCGCACCGGGCGCGGCTGGTGGAGAAGGCGCTGGCCGGCAACCCCGGCCCGTACCAGGTCATCGCGGCGGACGGCACCCGCCCGCCGTGGCTGCCGGGATCCTTCGACCGGGTCCTGGTGGACGTCCCCTGCTCCGGCCTCGGCGCCCTGCGCCGGCGCCCCGAGGCGCGGTGGCGGCGCCGGCCGGAGGACCTGGAGGGCTTCGCGCCGCTCCAGCGCGGGCTGCTGCGCGAGGCGCTGTCGGCGGTGCGGGTCGGCGGCGTCGTCGGCTACGCGACCTGCTCGCCGCACCTGGCGGAGACCCGGGTCGTGGTGGACGACGTCCTCAAGGGCCGCGGCGCGGGCGCGTCGGCGCGGGTGTCGGCGGAACTGATCGACGCCCGTCCGTACATGTCGGGTGTCCCGGCCCTCGGCGAAGGCCCGGACGTCCAGCTCTGGCCCCACCTCCACGGCACGGACGCGATGTACCTCGCCCTCCTGCGCCGCACGGCGTAG
- a CDS encoding pentapeptide repeat-containing protein: MSSGIRKNWNPAVFPADPEAARRLQEWLASEDYNLNGMGSDFRGADLSGGDFSNAWFTDAVLVGVKFVSASFYRADLQSADLTGADLTGADCVRANLDEAVLRSARLDGADMVGASLCDVDASGASFRGTRFLGASLIDTDMRGADLADAVLDENLFEIKVDDATVVRGLAGTVFGPITVFSGASSRELAGGELEAWIAARGGHVQVIPSRRPPR, encoded by the coding sequence GTGTCATCTGGTATCCGTAAGAACTGGAATCCGGCGGTGTTCCCGGCTGACCCGGAAGCGGCGCGGCGGCTGCAGGAGTGGCTGGCTTCGGAGGATTACAACCTCAATGGCATGGGGAGTGACTTCCGGGGCGCCGACCTTTCGGGCGGGGATTTCTCCAATGCTTGGTTCACCGATGCGGTCCTCGTGGGCGTGAAGTTTGTCAGCGCCTCCTTCTACCGGGCCGACCTGCAGTCGGCGGATCTGACTGGGGCGGATCTGACCGGAGCAGATTGCGTCCGGGCGAACTTGGACGAGGCTGTGCTTCGATCGGCGCGGCTCGATGGGGCCGACATGGTGGGGGCGTCGCTGTGTGACGTCGATGCGTCGGGAGCGAGCTTCCGTGGAACGAGATTCCTCGGTGCTTCGCTGATTGACACCGACATGAGGGGGGCGGATCTGGCCGATGCCGTCCTTGATGAGAATCTCTTCGAGATCAAAGTCGACGATGCCACGGTGGTGCGGGGCCTGGCCGGGACGGTTTTCGGCCCGATCACCGTCTTCAGCGGAGCGTCGTCCCGAGAGCTGGCCGGCGGGGAACTCGAAGCCTGGATCGCTGCACGTGGCGGTCATGTGCAGGTCATTCCTTCGCGTCGGCCACCCAGGTAG
- a CDS encoding DUF6177 family protein — translation MTTDVIALTERVPDPLSVLAGLLAGGPDLRVETAGEGAVVQLCDAEGRPLVSIEVPLMLRVPGEASRLLGPGAEPSGDGPAWWIEARAAVGVPRAERLAGAFAARMAMLLGGRVWPPDAPGTVGAARPVDVSGVTAVPVPAAARPAVDMLTDEAAVVLQDRPVVPMTSWLSDALRATVESDRSLQIVTPPHCRLSLPTRMLLQSTPSRWVVRDERCGYYDGLTGAVLEWQDGAFRPDRGDSGETPVADAFTDGYRPTGERQLIVSFRTLHRAEADLVLGGAVEAAWRALTGSPPAGWGTSEPAGLSWSRRQLTELAYERAPRPTWTVVVGTPDRPAMATLRVIRTPEGVEEDVTLTVGHGRGEKPALEALPELADELVTRHGLKTMMCQVREARRDLSAPPRFEPPPLPYAFVLGPAEVAQAGRDTAGRTPLKEPPVRLGHGGRPGYYYPLGDGESAESWTALEQLMRHLRGAPPLGGMAGNAG, via the coding sequence ATGACCACGGATGTGATCGCGCTCACCGAGAGGGTGCCCGACCCGCTGAGCGTGCTGGCAGGGCTGCTCGCGGGCGGGCCTGACCTGCGGGTCGAGACCGCCGGTGAGGGTGCCGTGGTGCAGCTCTGTGATGCCGAAGGGCGGCCGCTCGTCTCGATCGAGGTGCCGCTGATGCTCCGGGTACCGGGCGAGGCGTCCAGGTTGCTGGGCCCCGGGGCCGAGCCGTCCGGCGACGGCCCGGCCTGGTGGATCGAGGCTCGGGCCGCCGTCGGCGTCCCCCGGGCAGAGCGGCTCGCGGGTGCGTTCGCGGCCCGTATGGCCATGCTCCTGGGCGGCCGGGTGTGGCCGCCGGACGCCCCCGGCACCGTCGGCGCGGCCCGCCCCGTCGATGTCTCGGGCGTCACCGCGGTACCGGTCCCCGCCGCCGCCCGGCCGGCCGTCGACATGCTCACCGACGAAGCCGCCGTGGTTCTCCAGGACCGGCCGGTCGTCCCCATGACGAGCTGGCTCTCCGATGCCCTGCGCGCCACCGTGGAGAGCGACCGGTCCCTGCAGATCGTCACCCCGCCGCACTGTCGCCTTTCGTTGCCCACCCGCATGCTGCTGCAGTCCACCCCCTCGCGCTGGGTGGTGCGGGACGAGCGGTGCGGGTACTACGACGGGCTGACCGGCGCGGTACTGGAGTGGCAGGACGGCGCCTTCCGGCCCGATCGGGGCGACAGCGGTGAGACCCCGGTGGCGGACGCCTTCACGGACGGGTACCGGCCCACCGGCGAGCGTCAGCTCATCGTCAGCTTCCGTACCCTGCACCGCGCCGAGGCCGACCTCGTCCTCGGGGGTGCGGTGGAGGCCGCCTGGCGGGCCCTCACCGGCAGCCCGCCGGCCGGATGGGGGACCTCGGAGCCGGCCGGGCTCAGCTGGTCGCGGCGGCAGCTGACCGAGCTGGCGTACGAGCGCGCTCCCCGCCCCACTTGGACGGTGGTCGTCGGCACCCCGGACCGCCCTGCCATGGCCACCCTGCGCGTGATCCGTACCCCGGAGGGCGTGGAGGAGGACGTCACCCTCACCGTGGGCCACGGCCGCGGTGAGAAGCCCGCCCTGGAGGCACTGCCGGAGCTGGCCGACGAGCTGGTGACCCGGCACGGGCTCAAGACCATGATGTGCCAGGTGCGCGAGGCGCGCCGGGACCTGAGCGCGCCGCCGCGCTTCGAGCCCCCGCCGCTGCCGTACGCGTTCGTGCTGGGACCCGCGGAGGTCGCCCAGGCGGGGCGCGACACGGCGGGCAGGACGCCGCTGAAGGAACCGCCGGTGCGGTTGGGCCATGGCGGCCGGCCGGGCTACTACTACCCGCTCGGCGACGGCGAGAGCGCCGAAAGCTGGACCGCCCTGGAACAGCTCATGCGCCACTTGCGCGGGGCGCCGCCGCTGGGAGGGATGGCGGGGAACGCAGGGTGA
- the rpe gene encoding ribulose-phosphate 3-epimerase → MAVQINPSILSADFARLAEEAKAVEGADWLHVDVMDNHFVPNLTLGVPIVESLSRATDIPLDLHLMIENPDRWAPQYVEAGAGSVTFHAEAAAAPVRLAREIRAKGARAAMALKPATPIEQYEDILPELDMVLIMTVEPGFGGQAFLDIMLPKIRRTREMIAKHGLELWLQVDGGVSASTIERVAEAGADVFVAGSAVYGAPDPAAAVRTLREQAGAAIAAAPWACDHGAKA, encoded by the coding sequence ATGGCCGTTCAGATCAATCCCAGCATCCTGTCCGCCGACTTCGCCCGACTCGCCGAGGAGGCGAAGGCCGTCGAGGGGGCCGACTGGCTGCATGTCGACGTCATGGACAACCATTTCGTCCCCAACCTCACGCTCGGCGTGCCGATCGTGGAGTCCCTGAGCCGCGCGACGGACATTCCGCTCGATCTGCACCTCATGATCGAGAACCCGGACCGCTGGGCCCCGCAGTACGTGGAGGCCGGAGCCGGATCGGTCACCTTCCACGCCGAGGCCGCCGCCGCGCCTGTGCGGCTGGCCCGGGAGATCCGGGCCAAGGGCGCCCGGGCGGCCATGGCGCTCAAGCCCGCCACCCCGATCGAGCAGTACGAGGACATCCTGCCCGAATTGGACATGGTGCTGATCATGACCGTCGAGCCCGGCTTCGGCGGTCAGGCCTTCCTCGACATCATGCTGCCCAAGATCCGCCGTACCCGGGAGATGATCGCCAAGCACGGGCTGGAGCTGTGGCTCCAGGTCGACGGCGGGGTCTCGGCGTCGACGATCGAGCGGGTCGCCGAGGCCGGCGCGGACGTCTTCGTCGCCGGGAGCGCGGTCTACGGGGCGCCCGATCCGGCCGCCGCCGTACGGACGCTGCGCGAGCAGGCGGGCGCGGCGATCGCGGCCGCGCCCTGGGCTTGCGACCACGGGGCCAAGGCTTGA